From one Anaeromyxobacter diazotrophicus genomic stretch:
- a CDS encoding DUF6600 domain-containing protein — MAHRPPGLPRAHAARALRAAPRLVAWVALSAALAGAAPARAGEPRPAPAASAPDSGDFEALLAEQGDWVRAARWGRAWRPAGVDGDWRPYFHGSWTYTEDGWFWVTDEPWGFATYHYGRWVLDGAYGWVWVPGRTWAPAWVAWRWDREVVGWAPLPPDGPAPLPSWTFVPAARFVGERVEANAFPAARVPALWARTRPSAAHAPGGAGAAARRLAPLSQHGLRRG; from the coding sequence ATGGCCCACCGTCCCCCTGGCCTCCCGCGCGCCCACGCCGCCCGCGCCCTGCGCGCGGCGCCGCGGCTCGTGGCGTGGGTGGCGCTCTCGGCCGCGCTGGCGGGCGCCGCCCCGGCGCGCGCCGGCGAGCCGCGCCCGGCGCCGGCCGCCAGCGCCCCGGATTCCGGGGACTTCGAGGCGCTGCTGGCCGAGCAGGGCGACTGGGTCCGCGCCGCGCGCTGGGGGCGCGCCTGGCGCCCGGCCGGCGTCGACGGGGACTGGCGCCCCTATTTTCACGGATCGTGGACCTATACCGAGGACGGCTGGTTCTGGGTCACCGACGAGCCGTGGGGCTTCGCGACCTACCACTACGGCCGCTGGGTGCTCGACGGCGCGTACGGCTGGGTGTGGGTGCCGGGCCGCACCTGGGCGCCGGCGTGGGTGGCGTGGCGCTGGGACCGCGAGGTGGTCGGCTGGGCGCCGCTCCCGCCGGACGGGCCGGCGCCGCTCCCCTCCTGGACGTTCGTCCCGGCGGCGCGCTTCGTGGGCGAGCGCGTCGAGGCCAATGCGTTCCCCGCCGCGCGCGTGCCGGCGCTGTGGGCGCGGACCCGCCCGTCCGCCGCGCACGCGCCGGGCGGCGCCGGGGCCGCCGCCCGTCGGCTCGCCCCGCTCTCGCAGCACGGCCTGCGGCGCGGGTAG
- a CDS encoding 2-oxoacid:ferredoxin oxidoreductase subunit beta → MADSTPAAPRANRLGLPLAEYRGGKSTLCAGCGHNAISERLVDAFYELGIPPERVVKLSGIGCSSKSPAYFLSRAHAFNALHGRMPSVATGALLANQGLTAVGVSGDGDTASIGVGQFVHLMRRNLPIVYVVEDNGVYGLTKGQFSATADVGSRAKSGAVNELPPIDTCALAVELGATFVARSFSGDKRQLSALLKAALAHRGTSMLDVLSPCVTFNDHEGSTKSFAYVKEHAEALEELSFVPAREDIAVEYAPGTSLDVELHDGSRLRLSKLEEGYDPRDRIRALTRLATAQQRGEVLTGLFYVNTGAPTLLDQLALVDAPLATLPERATRPSREVLETLLAELR, encoded by the coding sequence ATGGCCGACTCCACCCCCGCCGCCCCGCGCGCGAACCGCCTCGGCCTGCCCCTCGCCGAGTACAGGGGCGGCAAGAGCACGCTCTGCGCCGGCTGCGGCCACAACGCCATCAGCGAGCGGTTGGTGGACGCGTTCTACGAGCTGGGCATCCCGCCGGAGCGGGTGGTGAAGCTCTCCGGGATCGGCTGCAGCTCGAAGAGCCCCGCCTACTTCCTCTCCCGCGCGCACGCGTTCAACGCGCTGCACGGGCGCATGCCGTCGGTCGCGACCGGCGCGCTCCTCGCGAACCAGGGGCTCACGGCGGTGGGGGTCTCGGGCGACGGCGACACCGCCTCCATCGGCGTCGGCCAGTTCGTGCACCTCATGCGGCGCAACCTGCCCATCGTGTACGTGGTGGAGGACAACGGCGTGTACGGGCTCACCAAGGGCCAGTTCAGCGCGACCGCCGACGTGGGCTCCCGGGCGAAGAGCGGCGCGGTCAACGAGCTGCCGCCCATCGACACCTGCGCCCTGGCGGTGGAGCTCGGCGCCACCTTCGTCGCCCGCAGCTTCTCCGGCGACAAGCGCCAGCTCTCGGCGCTGCTCAAGGCGGCGCTCGCGCACCGCGGCACGTCGATGCTCGACGTGCTCTCGCCCTGCGTCACCTTCAACGACCACGAGGGCTCGACCAAGTCGTTCGCCTACGTGAAGGAGCACGCCGAGGCGCTGGAGGAGCTCTCGTTCGTCCCGGCGCGCGAGGACATCGCGGTGGAGTACGCGCCCGGCACCTCGCTCGACGTCGAGCTGCACGACGGCTCGCGGCTCCGGCTCTCCAAGCTGGAGGAGGGGTACGACCCGCGCGACCGGATCCGGGCGCTGACGCGGCTCGCGACGGCGCAGCAGCGCGGCGAGGTGCTGACCGGCCTCTTCTACGTGAACACCGGCGCGCCCACGCTGCTCGACCAGCTGGCGCTGGTGGACGCGCCGCTGGCGACGCTGCCCGAGCGCGCGACGCGTCCCTCGCGCGAGGTGCTGGAGACGCTCCTGGCGGAGCTCCGGTAG
- a CDS encoding 2-oxoacid:acceptor oxidoreductase subunit alpha, giving the protein MSESMAAGDGDPSSPGGARAAVVNDLSIQVATVNGSGSQSANTVLLRAIFQMGVPVSGKNLFPSNIAGLPTWYTLRASARGYVARKPEVDVLVAMNPETAREDVAGLAAGAAVVYDEPLGLSSLRTDLAFYPVPFDRLAGQVSSDARVKKLLRNMAYVGVLARLLEIELPEVERAIARQFAKKAKAAELNVAAARAGFEHAGQLRKQDPFTIRRLDLTRGKLIVDGNAACALGALFAGVTVVTWYPITPSSSLVESLTRYLQRTRVGEDGRATFAVVQAEDELAAMGMVIGAGWAGARAMTATSGPGLSLMAEFAGLGYFAEVPAVVFDVQRVGPSTGLPTRTSQGDVLSAALLSHGDTQHVLLLPAAVEECFTLGAQAFDLAERLQTPVFVLTDLDLGMNVWMSDPFPYPERPLDRGKVLSKEDLERLGGFARYRDVDGDGIAWRTLPGTDHPKAAYFTRGTGHDDEARYSERAEDWERNLLRLRRKLDTARGLVPPPVTDDRGAEVGIIAYGSSHHAVVEARDQLAEERGLATDYQRLRAYPFPEEVRAFVARHARVYVVEQNRDAQLATLLRGDLGPELAARVRPLARITGLPLDARTLTGAIGAAEEGR; this is encoded by the coding sequence ATGTCCGAGAGCATGGCGGCCGGGGACGGCGATCCGTCCTCGCCAGGCGGCGCGCGCGCCGCGGTCGTGAACGACCTCAGCATCCAGGTGGCGACGGTGAACGGCTCGGGCTCGCAGAGCGCCAACACCGTCCTCCTGCGCGCGATCTTCCAGATGGGCGTGCCGGTCTCCGGCAAGAACCTCTTCCCCTCCAACATCGCGGGGCTCCCGACCTGGTACACGCTGCGCGCCAGCGCGCGCGGCTACGTGGCGCGCAAGCCGGAGGTGGACGTCCTCGTCGCCATGAACCCGGAGACGGCGCGCGAGGACGTGGCCGGGCTCGCCGCCGGCGCGGCGGTGGTCTACGACGAGCCGCTGGGGCTCTCGTCGCTCCGCACCGACCTCGCCTTCTACCCCGTCCCCTTCGACCGGCTGGCGGGGCAGGTCAGCTCCGATGCGCGGGTGAAGAAGCTGCTCCGCAACATGGCCTACGTCGGGGTGCTGGCGCGGCTGCTGGAGATCGAGCTGCCGGAGGTGGAGCGCGCCATCGCGCGGCAGTTCGCGAAGAAGGCGAAGGCGGCCGAGCTCAACGTCGCCGCCGCCCGCGCCGGCTTCGAGCACGCCGGCCAGCTCCGCAAGCAGGACCCGTTCACGATCCGGCGCCTCGACCTCACGCGGGGGAAGCTCATCGTCGACGGCAACGCCGCCTGCGCCCTGGGCGCGCTGTTCGCCGGGGTGACGGTCGTGACCTGGTACCCCATCACGCCCTCGTCGTCGCTGGTCGAGAGCCTCACCCGGTACCTGCAGCGCACCCGCGTCGGCGAGGACGGCCGGGCCACCTTCGCGGTCGTGCAGGCCGAGGACGAGCTCGCGGCGATGGGGATGGTCATCGGCGCGGGCTGGGCGGGCGCCCGCGCCATGACCGCCACCTCGGGCCCGGGGCTCTCGCTCATGGCGGAGTTCGCGGGGCTCGGCTACTTCGCCGAGGTGCCGGCGGTGGTCTTCGACGTGCAGCGGGTGGGCCCCTCCACCGGGCTGCCGACGCGCACCTCGCAGGGCGACGTCCTCTCGGCCGCCTTGCTCTCCCACGGCGACACCCAGCACGTGCTGCTCCTGCCGGCCGCCGTGGAGGAGTGCTTCACGCTCGGCGCGCAGGCGTTCGACCTGGCCGAGCGGCTGCAGACGCCGGTCTTCGTCCTCACCGACCTCGATCTCGGCATGAACGTCTGGATGTCCGACCCGTTCCCGTACCCGGAGCGCCCGCTCGACCGGGGCAAGGTGCTCTCGAAGGAGGACCTGGAGCGCCTGGGCGGCTTCGCGCGGTACCGCGACGTGGACGGCGACGGGATCGCCTGGCGCACCCTGCCCGGCACCGACCACCCGAAGGCGGCCTACTTCACCCGCGGCACTGGCCACGACGACGAGGCGCGCTACAGCGAGCGCGCCGAGGACTGGGAGCGGAACCTGCTGCGCCTGCGGCGGAAACTCGACACGGCCCGCGGGCTCGTCCCGCCGCCGGTGACGGACGACCGCGGCGCGGAGGTCGGGATCATCGCCTACGGGAGCTCGCACCACGCGGTGGTGGAGGCGCGCGATCAGCTGGCCGAGGAGCGCGGCCTCGCCACCGACTACCAGCGCCTGCGCGCCTACCCGTTCCCGGAGGAGGTGCGCGCCTTCGTGGCGCGCCACGCGCGCGTCTACGTCGTCGAGCAGAACCGCGACGCCCAGCTCGCGACGCTCCTGCGGGGCGACCTCGGCCCCGAGCTCGCCGCGCGCGTGCGGCCGCTGGCGCGCATCACCGGGCTGCCGCTCGACGCCCGCACGCTCACCGGCGCCATCGGCGCCGCCGAGGAGGGACGCTGA
- a CDS encoding DUF3683 domain-containing protein, whose amino-acid sequence MSTTAATPREIPFNYTSADDRQAVSHLLGPEVWGKLEALRARRVTGRSARLLLRVFGEVLVHRRNAYLYEELLASAARRRRLFRNLQEDLAVVAQHAGGEPLVAEVIAATRGLVDGFARELAELPQARARTAAALAPIVGRENVLFDPFTLVSHATDATDWRLHLPFAVVMPSEERQVAPLLAAIEALGLKAIPRGAGTGLTGGAVPLHARCVMVNTEKLNRILAVEERDFALAGGRAMKASVMRLEAGVITEHAMEHAAERGLVFATDPTSAWACSIGGNIAENAGGKTAVLWGTCIDNLLAWDMAMPGGATFHVRRTDHQLRKILPADPVTFEVTDAGGSPVRTIALTGRDLRRNGLWKDITNKTLKGLPGVQKEGTDGVITSAEFVLHRAYPSSRTLCLEFFGPDMDEASHVILGLARAFPDRGQEVLQALEHFDDEYVRAIGYKVKAPRAEAPKAVLLIDVVGHDAAQTARGVERVRALLAEHANTFLFEAKDAAEAKRFWADRKKLGAIAARTNAFKLNEDIVLPLDALAEFARFCDRVNVEEERAAQRAFAWRVREYLEAAQEEDGAFLPEKIARARLRCDAGLQAVDAAGERELRALALVEALRKDLLDLVRGYARVSAGIEALFAEERRRRIVIATHMHAGDGNVHVNIPVLSNDRGMMRRAEETVDRVMAEVARLGGVCSGEHGIGVTKLKYLEPALVAELSAYRREVDPRGTMNPGKLEDLALVDRIFTPSFNLLELEARILRHGKLEELAQKIAKCVRCGKCKPDCCVYHPARGLFFHPRNKNLAIGALIEALLYEVQRDRSASFELLRHLEEVADHCTICHKCAKPCPVDIDTGEVSVLEREILMAHGYKHHAAPTRATLRYLESTSPAYNAAFRAGVVRLGGALQRAVARVAGRPGAEGAGEAPYPLQLLRSPLPPIDAATMRAALPECGPGEALVLEPDGEAAATVLYFPGCGSERLYGSVGMAALHVLLESGARVVLPPPFLCCGFPAWANARTEQHGRMVLRDTLVLSQIREMLSYLAFDAVVVTCGTCREGLVAMEAGPIFGCEVQDLARFALSRGLAERTRAAAPAGGYLYHAPCHDSLDGQGPAVIAQLTGGAAEKVPHCCSEAGTLALSRPDITDAMLHRKRAALGEALAERPEGAVVLTNCPSCLQGLGRNAALGAAPRHLAVELARALSGDRWPELLRERAARAQAVRF is encoded by the coding sequence ATGAGCACCACCGCCGCGACGCCGCGGGAGATTCCCTTCAACTACACCTCGGCGGACGACCGGCAGGCCGTCTCGCACCTGCTCGGGCCCGAGGTGTGGGGCAAGCTGGAGGCGCTCCGGGCGCGCCGCGTCACCGGCCGCTCGGCGCGCCTGCTGCTGCGGGTGTTCGGCGAGGTGCTGGTCCACCGCCGCAACGCCTACCTCTACGAGGAGCTGCTCGCCTCCGCCGCCCGGCGCCGCCGGCTCTTCCGGAACCTGCAGGAGGACCTCGCGGTCGTCGCGCAGCACGCCGGCGGGGAGCCGCTCGTGGCGGAGGTGATCGCGGCCACCCGCGGCCTGGTGGACGGCTTCGCCCGCGAGCTGGCCGAGCTGCCGCAGGCGCGCGCCCGGACGGCCGCCGCCCTCGCCCCCATCGTCGGTCGCGAGAACGTCCTCTTCGACCCCTTCACGCTCGTCTCGCACGCCACCGACGCCACCGACTGGCGGCTCCACCTCCCGTTCGCGGTGGTGATGCCGTCCGAGGAGCGGCAGGTGGCGCCGCTGCTCGCCGCCATCGAGGCGCTCGGCCTCAAGGCCATCCCGCGCGGCGCCGGCACCGGCCTCACCGGCGGCGCGGTGCCGCTCCACGCCCGGTGCGTGATGGTGAACACCGAGAAGCTCAACCGGATCCTGGCGGTGGAGGAGCGCGACTTCGCGCTCGCCGGCGGCCGGGCGATGAAGGCGAGCGTGATGCGGCTCGAGGCGGGCGTCATCACCGAGCACGCCATGGAGCACGCGGCCGAGCGCGGGCTGGTCTTCGCGACCGACCCCACCAGCGCCTGGGCCTGCTCCATCGGCGGCAACATCGCCGAGAACGCCGGCGGCAAGACGGCGGTGCTGTGGGGCACCTGCATCGACAACCTGCTCGCCTGGGACATGGCGATGCCGGGCGGCGCCACCTTCCACGTGCGCCGCACCGACCACCAGCTGCGCAAGATCCTGCCCGCCGACCCGGTCACCTTCGAGGTGACCGACGCGGGCGGCAGCCCGGTGAGGACCATCGCGCTCACCGGCCGCGACCTGCGCCGGAACGGGCTGTGGAAGGACATCACCAACAAGACGCTCAAGGGCCTGCCGGGCGTGCAGAAGGAGGGCACCGACGGCGTCATCACCTCGGCCGAGTTCGTCCTCCACCGCGCCTACCCCTCCAGCCGGACGCTCTGCCTCGAGTTCTTCGGGCCGGACATGGACGAGGCGAGCCACGTCATCCTGGGCCTGGCGCGCGCCTTCCCGGACCGCGGGCAGGAGGTGCTGCAGGCGCTGGAGCACTTCGACGACGAGTACGTGCGCGCCATCGGCTACAAGGTGAAGGCCCCCCGGGCCGAGGCGCCCAAGGCGGTGCTGCTCATCGACGTGGTGGGGCACGACGCCGCCCAGACCGCCCGCGGGGTGGAGCGCGTCCGCGCGCTGCTGGCGGAGCACGCCAACACCTTCCTCTTCGAGGCCAAGGACGCCGCCGAGGCGAAGCGCTTCTGGGCCGACCGCAAGAAGCTCGGCGCCATCGCAGCGCGCACCAACGCCTTCAAGCTCAACGAGGACATCGTCCTCCCGCTCGACGCGCTGGCCGAGTTCGCCCGCTTCTGCGACCGGGTGAACGTGGAGGAGGAGCGCGCCGCCCAGCGCGCGTTCGCCTGGCGCGTGCGCGAGTACCTCGAGGCGGCCCAGGAGGAGGACGGCGCGTTCCTGCCCGAGAAGATCGCGCGGGCGCGCCTGCGCTGCGACGCCGGGCTGCAGGCCGTGGACGCCGCCGGGGAGCGCGAGCTGCGCGCGCTGGCGCTGGTCGAGGCGCTCCGCAAGGACCTGCTCGACCTGGTGCGCGGCTACGCGCGCGTCTCGGCCGGCATCGAGGCGCTCTTCGCCGAGGAGCGGCGCCGGCGCATCGTCATCGCCACCCACATGCACGCCGGCGACGGCAACGTGCACGTGAACATCCCCGTCCTCTCCAACGACCGCGGCATGATGCGGCGCGCCGAGGAGACGGTGGACCGGGTGATGGCCGAGGTGGCGCGCCTCGGCGGCGTCTGCTCGGGCGAGCACGGCATCGGGGTCACCAAGCTCAAGTACCTGGAGCCGGCGCTGGTGGCGGAGCTCTCGGCCTACCGGCGCGAGGTGGACCCGCGCGGCACGATGAACCCCGGCAAGCTGGAGGACCTGGCGCTCGTCGACCGCATCTTCACGCCCTCGTTCAACCTGCTCGAGCTCGAGGCGCGGATCCTCCGCCACGGCAAGCTCGAGGAGCTGGCGCAGAAGATCGCGAAGTGCGTCCGCTGCGGGAAGTGCAAGCCGGACTGCTGCGTCTACCACCCGGCGCGCGGGCTCTTCTTCCACCCACGCAACAAGAACCTCGCCATCGGAGCCCTCATCGAGGCGCTCCTCTACGAGGTGCAGCGCGACCGGTCGGCCTCCTTCGAGCTGCTGCGCCACCTCGAGGAGGTGGCCGACCACTGCACCATCTGCCACAAGTGCGCGAAGCCGTGCCCGGTGGACATCGACACCGGCGAGGTCTCGGTGCTCGAGCGCGAGATCCTGATGGCGCACGGGTACAAGCACCACGCCGCCCCGACCCGCGCCACGCTGCGCTACCTCGAGTCCACCTCGCCCGCCTACAACGCGGCCTTCCGCGCCGGGGTGGTCCGGCTCGGCGGCGCGCTGCAGCGGGCCGTGGCCCGGGTCGCCGGGCGCCCCGGCGCCGAAGGGGCGGGCGAGGCGCCCTACCCGCTCCAGCTCCTGCGCTCGCCGCTGCCGCCCATCGACGCGGCCACCATGCGGGCCGCGCTCCCGGAGTGCGGGCCGGGCGAGGCGCTCGTGCTCGAGCCGGACGGGGAGGCCGCGGCGACGGTGCTCTACTTCCCGGGCTGCGGCTCGGAGCGGCTCTACGGCTCGGTGGGCATGGCGGCGCTGCACGTCCTGCTCGAGAGCGGCGCGCGGGTGGTGCTGCCGCCGCCGTTCCTGTGCTGCGGGTTCCCGGCCTGGGCCAACGCCCGCACCGAGCAGCACGGCCGGATGGTGCTGCGGGACACGCTGGTGCTGAGCCAGATCCGCGAGATGCTCTCCTACCTCGCCTTCGACGCGGTGGTCGTCACTTGCGGCACCTGCCGCGAGGGGCTCGTCGCGATGGAGGCCGGGCCCATCTTCGGCTGCGAGGTGCAGGACCTCGCCCGGTTCGCGCTCTCGCGCGGGCTCGCCGAGCGCACCCGCGCCGCCGCCCCCGCCGGCGGGTACCTGTACCACGCCCCCTGCCACGACTCCCTCGACGGCCAGGGCCCAGCGGTCATCGCCCAGCTCACCGGGGGCGCCGCGGAGAAGGTGCCGCACTGCTGCTCGGAGGCGGGCACGCTGGCGCTCTCGCGCCCCGACATCACCGACGCCATGCTCCACCGCAAGCGCGCCGCCCTGGGCGAGGCGCTGGCGGAGCGCCCCGAGGGCGCGGTGGTGCTCACGAACTGCCCGTCCTGCCTGCAGGGCCTCGGCCGCAACGCCGCGCTCGGCGCCGCGCCGCGCCACCTCGCCGTCGAGCTGGCGCGCGCGCTCTCGGGCGACCGCTGGCCGGAGCTCCTGCGCGAGCGCGCGGCCCGGGCGCAGGCCGTCCGGTTCTGA
- a CDS encoding ABC transporter substrate-binding protein, protein MVNKTWIALLALALARPASAATVKLGVINSMTGPEAPIGENLTNGIKLAQEDLKKKGIDAQLVWEDDTGKPQIGLSALEKLATRDNVAGVVGAYTSAVTSAVAKAAERYKVPLVNPVASKEEITRQGYKWVFRVSATTGDYASILLDMALSLGKPKTIAILGENTDFGISGSKSAKAYAEKKGLKVVFEEAYSKGSPDYRSTLVKLKGTNPDVVFMVSYVADAILLMRQSREIGLSPQAFLGAGAGFSTVPFANEKAISNGVFASSQWTPQVSWPGAKEFNDRYVKQFGKPPTYHAATAYAAMMILGEEAAKANGDREKLRQGLDAGSWNGVDGPVKFQDYEGYTNQNKHQMLVEQVQDGKHVTVWPQELAAGKAVWPFPGWK, encoded by the coding sequence ATGGTGAATAAGACCTGGATCGCGCTGCTCGCCCTGGCACTGGCCCGGCCGGCCAGCGCGGCGACGGTGAAGCTCGGAGTCATCAACTCGATGACGGGCCCGGAGGCCCCCATCGGCGAGAACCTCACCAACGGCATCAAGCTGGCCCAGGAGGACCTGAAGAAGAAGGGCATCGACGCGCAGCTCGTGTGGGAGGACGACACGGGCAAGCCGCAGATCGGGCTCTCCGCGCTGGAGAAGCTCGCCACCCGCGACAACGTCGCCGGCGTGGTCGGCGCCTACACCTCCGCGGTGACGAGCGCGGTGGCCAAGGCCGCCGAGCGCTACAAGGTGCCCCTGGTGAACCCGGTCGCGTCGAAGGAGGAGATCACGCGCCAAGGGTACAAGTGGGTCTTCCGCGTGTCGGCCACCACCGGCGACTACGCCTCGATCCTGCTCGACATGGCGCTCTCGCTGGGGAAGCCGAAGACCATCGCCATCCTCGGGGAGAACACCGACTTCGGCATCTCCGGCTCGAAGAGCGCCAAGGCGTACGCGGAGAAGAAGGGGCTCAAGGTGGTGTTCGAGGAGGCCTACTCGAAGGGCTCGCCGGACTACCGCTCGACGCTGGTGAAGCTCAAGGGCACGAACCCCGACGTCGTCTTCATGGTGTCGTACGTCGCGGACGCCATCCTGCTCATGCGGCAGTCGCGCGAGATCGGCCTCTCGCCGCAGGCGTTCCTGGGCGCCGGGGCCGGCTTCTCGACGGTCCCGTTCGCGAACGAGAAGGCGATCTCGAACGGCGTCTTCGCCTCGTCGCAGTGGACGCCGCAGGTGAGCTGGCCGGGCGCGAAGGAGTTCAACGACCGGTACGTGAAGCAGTTCGGCAAGCCGCCGACCTACCACGCCGCCACCGCCTACGCCGCGATGATGATCCTGGGGGAGGAGGCCGCCAAGGCGAACGGCGACCGCGAGAAGCTTCGCCAGGGGCTCGACGCGGGCAGCTGGAACGGCGTGGACGGCCCGGTGAAGTTCCAGGACTACGAGGGCTACACCAACCAGAACAAGCACCAGATGCTGGTGGAGCAGGTCCAGGACGGCAAGCACGTCACCGTGTGGCCGCAGGAGCTCGCCGCCGGGAAGGCCGTGTGGCCGTTCCCGGGCTGGAAGTAG
- the fdhD gene encoding formate dehydrogenase accessory sulfurtransferase FdhD has protein sequence MPARHASRPVHDPRTGAVREDSVAVEEPLEIRISGDPVAVTMRTPGDDGDLTLGFLWGEGLIASPADVGSVAHCGRPGEEGYGNVVEVAPGAGVALAVERVEASRRGSLTTAACGVCGRRSVEDLVSCCAPLPAGPAVPWPVVTAAVASLREAQGTFARTGGTHAAAAHDAAGRRLVAREDVGRHNAVDKVVGALLREGRLGPGAPEAGRPALLVVSGRASFEMVQKAARAGIPILASVSAPTTLAVDLARAAGLTLAGFVRGESLNVYAHPTRIGR, from the coding sequence ATCCCCGCGCGCCACGCCAGCAGACCCGTCCACGACCCCCGCACCGGCGCCGTCCGGGAGGACAGCGTGGCGGTGGAGGAGCCGCTCGAGATCCGCATCTCCGGCGACCCGGTCGCCGTCACCATGCGGACCCCCGGGGACGACGGGGACCTGACCCTCGGCTTCCTCTGGGGCGAGGGCCTCATCGCGTCCCCGGCGGACGTCGGCTCGGTGGCGCACTGCGGGCGGCCCGGCGAGGAGGGCTACGGCAACGTGGTCGAGGTGGCCCCGGGCGCCGGCGTGGCGCTCGCCGTCGAGCGGGTCGAGGCGAGCCGGCGCGGCAGCCTCACCACCGCCGCCTGCGGGGTGTGCGGGCGGCGCAGCGTCGAGGACCTGGTGTCCTGCTGCGCCCCGCTCCCCGCCGGCCCCGCCGTGCCCTGGCCGGTGGTGACGGCGGCGGTGGCGAGCCTGCGCGAGGCGCAGGGCACCTTCGCGCGGACCGGCGGCACCCACGCGGCGGCGGCCCATGACGCGGCGGGTCGCCGGCTGGTGGCGCGCGAGGACGTCGGGCGCCACAACGCGGTGGACAAGGTGGTCGGCGCGCTGCTGCGCGAGGGCCGCCTCGGGCCGGGCGCCCCGGAGGCGGGCCGGCCGGCGCTGCTCGTCGTGAGCGGCCGCGCCAGCTTCGAGATGGTCCAGAAGGCGGCGCGGGCCGGGATCCCCATCCTGGCGAGCGTGTCCGCTCCGACCACGCTGGCGGTGGACCTGGCGCGGGCGGCCGGCCTGACGCTGGCCGGGTTCGTCCGGGGCGAGTCGCTCAACGTCTACGCGCACCCGACCCGGATCGGGCGTTAG